From Paenibacillus sp. PL2-23:
CAGCACCAGCACAAATGCATGAAACAGGCGAAGCTCCGGGGCGAGCTCGCAGCTCTCCGGCACGCTATGGAACCAGCGCAGCAGCGAGGAAAGCTCGCCGCTGCGCATAGACTCTGGAATCTGCAGCTGAAGCAGTCTCTCCAGCTGAGCATAGTCCTCGGCCAATACGGCATGCTCGATGGCATCCGTTATGAAGCCGCGCGCTGCCAACGCCTCACTGGCGCGGGCGTGCATGGACCTCCATCGCCTCAGGCTGCTCTTCCTGAGCCGATCCGAAATATATTCCGCGAACAGAGGATGATAACGAAACCAGCCGTTCTGAGTGTCGATGGCGGTTAGGAACAGGTTGGACCGATACAGCGACTCCAGCAGCGCGGAGCTGCCTTCTGTGCCTGTCACTGCGTCGCACAGCTCCGCATCCATTCGGACCAGCACCGATGTGTTCAGCAGCAGCTCTCTCAGCTCCTCGGGAAGCTGCTCCAGCACCTCATGATACAAATAGTCGGCGATGGCGCGATGATCTCCCTTGAAGCTGCCGATCAGCGCCTCGAATGAACTGCCTGAGCGAAGCGAAGCCGCCGCGAGCTGTAGGCCGGTGATCCAGCCCTCCGTCCGTTCTTGAAGACGAGCGAGCTGCTCCGCCGTAAGCGACAGAGAGGTTAAGCCCTTAACATATCGGGTCGTCTCCTCCTGCGAGAATGACAGCGCTGTAGAGCCTGGGTCGAGCGGATGGCTGCCCCCTGTTCGCTTTCTGGCGAAAAACGGGAGCGCCATTCGACTGGACAGAATCAGGTGCAGCCGCTCGGGCATATAATCAATGAAATAAGCGACATGCTCATGAATGCGCTCATTCGTAATATGGTGGTAATCATCCAGAATAAGAACCGTGTGCTCCTGGAGCGCCGTCAGCTCATTTAGCAGCGCGTCGAGGAAGGTTAGAATGGACAGCGTGGGCAGACTGCCCGACAGCTGCTCGACTCTAGCCTGCGCCTCGACCTTCAGAAGCTTGCCGACTGCGCCGGCAACATAACGCCAGAACCTGATCTCGTCATTGTCCATGGCATCCATCGCAAACCAGCCGCTAGGATGTCCGTTCTGATTGGCCCATTGGGCGAGCAGGATGGTTTTCCCGCAGCCGGCGGGGGCGCTGAGCGGCGTCACTCGGCTCCCAAGGGCGAGGTCAAGCGCTTCATATAGACGAGGGCGCTCAATAAGCCCTGCTGGCATAGTCGGGATCGTAATTTTGGCTTGCGAGATGATGGGAATGGTCAGCGACATCCACGCGCCCCCTTCAACTTTAATTGGCATTTGGGATTCCTCCCAGGACGGGCTCGCCTAGCTCCGCTGGAAGGCAGATATGGCTTCGTATTCCTTCTCCAGCAATTGAGGCAGTCTGACGAAGATAGGCAGCAGCCTGCGATACGCCTCCGTCGCTTCGAGATTGGGCTTATGGGAGTGGATGCCCCCGACCATGCTGCTTACGTCGCTAAGCGACTTCAATTCGCCTTGGCCGTACATTCCCAGCACAACAGCCCCCAGACAGGAGCTCTCGAAGCTCTCCGGAACAGTGACCTCCTGCCCGAACACGTCGGCTAGCATCTGACGCCATAGCTGGGACCTGGCGAAGCCGCCGGTGGCTTGAATGCTGGCCGGTTCACCGATCCCCTCCTGCAGCGCCAGCATGACGGTATACAGATTCATGATGACGCCTTCCAGCACGGCTCTAATCATATGCTCCTTCTTATGATGCATGCCAAGTCCAAAAAATGACCCCCGCGCGTCGGCGTTCCATAGCGGAGCGCGCTCGCCGGCCAGATACGGATGGAAGAGCAGGCCGTTCGAGCCCGGCGGTACAAGCGCTGCAATATCCGTCAGCACCTCATACGGATCCTTGCCCAGGCGCTTGGCTGTCTCTACCTCGGAGCTCGCAAGCTCGTCCCGCACCCAGCGGAAGATCATGCCGCCGTTGTTGACAGGTCCTCCAATGACGAATCGGTTCTCGGTCAGGACATAGCAGAAAGTCCGGCCTTGCGGATCCGTCACCGGCTTGTCCGTCACGGTGCGAATGGCTCCGCTGGTTCCGATTGTAACGGCTACCACTCCCGGTTCAATAGCGTTCACGCCCAGGTTGGACAAGACGCCGTCGTTGGCGCCGACGATGAACAAGGTATCCGGGAGCAGCCCAATCATGGAGGCGAACTCCGGCTTCATGCCACTGAGGCTGTAGGTTGTGCTGACAAGCGAAGACAATTGGCTCCGCGAGACGCCGGCAAGAGCAAGCGCCTCGTCGTCCCAGTCGAGCTTCTCCAGATTAAGCATGCCAGTGGCGGAGGCGATGGAGTGATCCACGATATATTGACCGAACAGCCGGTGGAATACGTATTCCTTGATGGAAATAAATTTGTGCTGGGGCTGGAACAGCTCAGGGCGCTCCGCCTGCAGCCAGAGGAGCTTGACGAGCGGCGACATGGGATGGATAGGCGTACCCGTTCTCCTATATATGTCGTGCCCATTGTGCTCCTCCTTGATCAAAGCGGCATAGGGAG
This genomic window contains:
- the gntK gene encoding gluconokinase, with translation MGVDIGTTSTKAVLFDLQGRALGKHGVEYPLLTPVPDSAEQDPELIFQSVLIAMRGCLEAAGVSGEEVAFASFSAAMHSLIVMDGNGQPITPSITWADNRSAPYAALIKEEHNGHDIYRRTGTPIHPMSPLVKLLWLQAERPELFQPQHKFISIKEYVFHRLFGQYIVDHSIASATGMLNLEKLDWDDEALALAGVSRSQLSSLVSTTYSLSGMKPEFASMIGLLPDTLFIVGANDGVLSNLGVNAIEPGVVAVTIGTSGAIRTVTDKPVTDPQGRTFCYVLTENRFVIGGPVNNGGMIFRWVRDELASSEVETAKRLGKDPYEVLTDIAALVPPGSNGLLFHPYLAGERAPLWNADARGSFFGLGMHHKKEHMIRAVLEGVIMNLYTVMLALQEGIGEPASIQATGGFARSQLWRQMLADVFGQEVTVPESFESSCLGAVVLGMYGQGELKSLSDVSSMVGGIHSHKPNLEATEAYRRLLPIFVRLPQLLEKEYEAISAFQRS